CCACATGAAATGGATGTTCTCCTGGATCGCTGCCTCGATCTTACGCGAGGAGTAGATGTTGTTCAGGTAAGCATAGACCAATACCTTGAGCAACATACGCGGGTGGTAACTAGAGGTGCCGCCACCCTTGTACGTGTCGGCCAGCGAACCGATGTCGATCTGGTCGATAACCGAACCAACTACACGTACGGCATGTGTCTTTGAGATGAGTTCTTCCAACGATGGTGGCAAGAGCATCGCTTGACTCGGGTCGTAGTCCTTGAACACGACTTTTCTTTGTGAAGCCATGCCCGAAGGTCGATCACCCAAAACGAGTTGTCAAGATCAACTTCCAACGGCTTTTCAACAAAATGAAAAGGGCTGCCTCTTTTGAGACAGCCCCTTTTCATTAACGTAATTCAGTGATCACTTCACTACCTGAAATGCTTTCGCAGCACCTAGTCCTTCAGCCGTACGCAATGCATAACGGTAAAGGCCGGCGCGTAGACCTGCAACGTCCAGAATTATTTGTGTGGTACCGTTCGCAATGTTTTTTTGCATCACGCTGCGCCCTGTTACATCATACACTTCCAAGGTTGCGCTGGTGCGTAGATCCGAGAACGGAATAGTGATCCGGTCATTCGCAGGAACCGGGTACGCTTGACCCAAAGTAGAGGCGAGCAACGCATCGAATTCCTCAACACTCACAATACCATAGAACCAATCGTGGCTCAAAGCAACCATGCTATGCGCTACATCCGCATTGGACATTTGCTCTGGACCAACACCGAAATAGACCACCTTGTAGTCCGTGGTCTCACAACGCAGCCCACCGATCAAATTGGTGTTCGTATTATAATGAAGGATACCGACCGCTGGCGCGATCGGAGTGATCTGGTCAGGATAAGTATTGGTTCCGAAAACCGCTGCAATGCTGCTGTTCGGAACGTCTCCAAAAACAAGATCACCATCGATGAAATTCACAAGGTTCTGAGCTGTACTTCCGTCTGCCACATAGGTTGCATGCATGTAATCCGAATAGAACGACTGCGTTGCAGCAGTGCCATAAGACCCGGTTGCACCACTTTGATCCCATCCAATATCCTGGCCTGCGATCATTACATCGCTGCCCGCAGCCATAAGCGCCGATAGCGCTGCAACTTCATCGTCCGTTAGTGATGGGAATGTCCAACTAATGTTCATATAAAAATTATTCACTCCAGTTAGCGCACCCTCGCTAGCAAAATTCAAGAATTTGTCCTTGGCTACTGCTGCATAGGCGGTATTGCCAGCTTGCATCAGTCCATCGGTGTAGATAGGTTCCCATTGTTCTGCTCCATTGTGTGTTACCACAAGATCAGTGATACCGCTGATCACATTGAAGGCCCTTTCCAACACTGGTGCTTCCGGATTGGACGAAGATGCTACTGAAAGTAGATAGATGCCCACACCAGGTGTAGCATCCGGAGTTATCGAGACATCCATATTAAGGTCATCTCCAGCCGCAACTTGTGCAGTATTAGGACTCGTCACCGCTGAGCCGTTCACTTGTAGCTCACTGCTCCAACCTGAAGGTGCACCCGTGCTGGTAAGCGTAACAATGTAGTCCTCAGTAGCACCTAATAGGTTCGTGAACACTGTGTTGACCGTGGCTGGTGTACCAGTTGGCACACCAACATAAACAGGGGCACTCTCCGCAAATTCACCAATAACGAGTGTTGTTCCTCCATCAGCAGCAATGTCACTGGTCTGGTATACCTCGCTGTGATCTTCGCTCACGAAAGCAACGACCCTACAGTTCGCAATATTCCAAGCCGCTGGAATCGTCATGGTATAGCTGCGAGTTATCGAGCTACCCATTGTCGGGTTCGGCACCATATCTCCCCACGTATCCGTAGCATATCCCCTAAGCACATGAACGTGATCATAGTTATCATGATCTCCGGACGGGCCATAATCTATTTGCGGGCCGTCCAAATGATCTTCCTTTACCAATACGCTAATGTAATCGTCGCCCGTAGGGCTGTCGGCTGTGTAATAGAGCTCAACGTTCACGGTAAGTTCATTGGTACCTGCGTCATAGCTGCTTTCAACGCCTAGGTTCACAGGACTTGGCAATGCTAACATTTCAGCAACAGCACCTTCCCATGCACCACGCCCAAGATCATCTTCGCCACCGAAGATATGACGATTGATAACACCAGAGGGATATCCGCCGATCGTGAAATACGCATCGATCGCCGTTCCTTCCGGCGTGCGAAAATCCGGCTGACCTGCTCCAGGTACAGCATAACCGCCGGCATGGACACCAACAACGGCGATCTTCGTTCCATGCATGGCCTCCAATGAAGCCATGATCACATGGCCTTCCGGGCAATAGCCACAGAGGATCCCAGTGAAGTCTTCCAACAAAGCCGATCGGTTCTGTGGGGTTTGTGTTACCAACGACTGCCCAATAAGGACCGTTGGTAACA
The nucleotide sequence above comes from Flavobacteriales bacterium. Encoded proteins:
- a CDS encoding Omp28-related outer membrane protein, giving the protein MKKITTLLALLPTVLIGQSLVTQTPQNRSALLEDFTGILCGYCPEGHVIMASLEAMHGTKIAVVGVHAGGYAVPGAGQPDFRTPEGTAIDAYFTIGGYPSGVINRHIFGGEDDLGRGAWEGAVAEMLALPSPVNLGVESSYDAGTNELTVNVELYYTADSPTGDDYISVLVKEDHLDGPQIDYGPSGDHDNYDHVHVLRGYATDTWGDMVPNPTMGSSITRSYTMTIPAAWNIANCRVVAFVSEDHSEVYQTSDIAADGGTTLVIGEFAESAPVYVGVPTGTPATVNTVFTNLLGATEDYIVTLTSTGAPSGWSSELQVNGSAVTSPNTAQVAAGDDLNMDVSITPDATPGVGIYLLSVASSSNPEAPVLERAFNVISGITDLVVTHNGAEQWEPIYTDGLMQAGNTAYAAVAKDKFLNFASEGALTGVNNFYMNISWTFPSLTDDEVAALSALMAAGSDVMIAGQDIGWDQSGATGSYGTAATQSFYSDYMHATYVADGSTAQNLVNFIDGDLVFGDVPNSSIAAVFGTNTYPDQITPIAPAVGILHYNTNTNLIGGLRCETTDYKVVYFGVGPEQMSNADVAHSMVALSHDWFYGIVSVEEFDALLASTLGQAYPVPANDRITIPFSDLRTSATLEVYDVTGRSVMQKNIANGTTQIILDVAGLRAGLYRYALRTAEGLGAAKAFQVVK